The genomic interval TATCAGAAAAAGTTTCTTCATTTGAACAAATTATTTTCACAGGAGAAACTGATAATTTCGTTGAAGCAATTCAAAATGCTGGTTTCTCTGAAGAACAAATCATTTCTGACAGTTTAGAAAAGCTCCCGTCAGCCTATGAAATTGCTAAGATTGCTGAAAAATTAACTCCTGAAAATGTGCACGCTTTTGTGCCAAATTACCTCAAAAAAGTTGAGGCCGAAGAGAAATGGTTGGAAAGTCATGAAAAAGCTGAAAACACTCCTGACGACTACGTTCAAAGGGTTTAGTGGAAAAAAATTTAATCCTCGTCGTTATTTAGAAATGGCTGACATTGAACTTGAACATGACCGAGAAGGTGTTCACTATCGATTGGCAGACAGAGTTGATATTGTTGCTTTGCTTGCGATTGAACGAGATGTTTACAATGGAGATATTCCATGGACCTTCTCTCATTTTGAACATGAAATTGTCAAAAATGATGAAGCCTTTTTCATTGTGGCCGAAATTTCTGGCAGTGTCATTGGTTTTATTGGAACTAGAATCAATCACCATGGTCAAGATGCACATATCACTAATCTCGCAGTGTTTAAAGCCTTTCAAGGACAACAAATTGCCTCAACTTTGATTGAACAACTGATTGTATTGATGAGCGCACTCGGAAAAAATGAGATGACTTTGGAAGTCCGTCGTGACAATACTAAAGCACAAGGACTTTATCGTAGGCAAGGTTTTGTCACTGACAAATTATTGCCAGAGTACTATGAAGACGGTGCTGATGCCATTTGGATGATTAAGAAATTGAAAAAATGAAACTAAAACATCTCTCTTACTTTGAAGAAAAATTAGAAGATAAAAAATATTTTCCAACCATAGAAAACCTATCAGCTCAGATTTATGAACTTTTGTCACTTGCTTACGAAGAATCACCGTGGACACGAGCTTACATTTTAGCTGATATAATCAATGAAAATTCCGATTATTTCTTCCTAGAAGAAGAGGGGCAAATTGTTGGTCTTTTAGCAATTTCAACAATAATGGATGAATTAGAAATTACAAATATCGCTATTCATCCTGATTTTCAGGGGCAAGGACTAGCGAGTTTTTTACTGACAGAAGTGTCAACATTTAGTGGGACTTTATTTTTGGAAGTTCGGAAGTCCAATCTTGCCGCTCAAAAATGTTATGAAAAATTTGGTTTTAAGATTTATCATACAAGAAAAAATTATTATGACAAACCTCTTGAAGATGCTTTGTTAATGAGAAAAGAGCAATTTTACAAATGAAAGATAATTATATATTAGCCTTTGAAACTTCATGTGATGAAACTTCAGTGGCAATTTTAAAGAATGGAAATGAATTATTATGTAATATCATTGCCAGTCAAATCAATAGTCATAAACGCTTTGGTGGAGTTGTGCCAGAAATTGCCAGCCGTCATCACGTCGAACAAATTACTGTTTGTATTGAAGCAGCACTTGAAGAAGCAGAAATTTCGGCTGACCAACTGACGGCCGTTGTGGTGACCGAAGGTCCAGGCTTAAATGGCGCTTTGCTAGTTGGAATCATGGCAGCAAAAACTTTTGCATGGGCAAATCATCTTCCTTTGATTCCAGTTAATCACATGGCCGGTCATTTGATGGCTGCAAGTTTAGTGGATACCATTGAATATCCAGCTATGGCCCTTTTGGTTTCAGGTGGACATTCTGAACTTGTTTACGTAGAAAAAGAAG from Lactococcus lactis carries:
- the rimI gene encoding ribosomal protein S18-alanine N-acetyltransferase encodes the protein MKKLKTLLTTTFKGFSGKKFNPRRYLEMADIELEHDREGVHYRLADRVDIVALLAIERDVYNGDIPWTFSHFEHEIVKNDEAFFIVAEISGSVIGFIGTRINHHGQDAHITNLAVFKAFQGQQIASTLIEQLIVLMSALGKNEMTLEVRRDNTKAQGLYRRQGFVTDKLLPEYYEDGADAIWMIKKLKK
- the rimI gene encoding ribosomal protein S18-alanine N-acetyltransferase, with the protein product MKLKHLSYFEEKLEDKKYFPTIENLSAQIYELLSLAYEESPWTRAYILADIINENSDYFFLEEEGQIVGLLAISTIMDELEITNIAIHPDFQGQGLASFLLTEVSTFSGTLFLEVRKSNLAAQKCYEKFGFKIYHTRKNYYDKPLEDALLMRKEQFYK